ACTATGCATTTGCAATGGGTCTTCCCATGGAAAGAGCAGTTTCAACAGACAGTCCTCAGATGGCTAAACACTTTGGCTACCTGGGAGTAGGTACCGTCGCTTCAGGAGCCACTCCTGATGGTCTGGATTATTCCAGAGGAAAAATGCCTGTTGATGCCGGTGTTGTATATGATCCAAAAGTCATTGAAAATGAAATTCCCGGATATGCGGACCTTCAAAGAATGAGAGAAGAAGAAGTGATCAAGTTTATTATGGGTGCACGCCCAATGAATGAATGGGATTCATTTATCGATGATCTGTATTCTATAGGGTTGGATGATTGGATTGAAGCTCATACAAAGATGTATAAATCTCAGAAATAATCAACTTTTAACCAATTTCTAACAGCTACTGTCCTCTCATGTTGAGGACAGTAGTTTTCAGGAGCTAATATGTCCGTATCTATAAGGGGAGTGGCCCCTTCTTTAAAAAAACAAAACTCTGCCAGTAATCCATTTTATATAAGGCAGAAAATCAAAAGAGATAAATTCCTATATCTACTTATGGTTCCTGGTTTGCTATACTTTCTTCTATTCAGATATCTGCCTTTGCTCGGAACTCTTGTTGCATTCAAAGATGTCGCACCTTTTGATACTGCATCAACAATTATTACATCTGAATGGGTGGGGTTGAAGCATTTTAAATCCTTTATTTCATCACATTATTTCTGGAATATAATGAGAAATACTTTTGCATTGGCTGGATTGAGAATGATTTTTGAGTTTTTCTGTCCGGTTGTCCTGGCATTATTAATCAATGAAGTAAGAAATAAATATCTGCAAAAAGCAATTCAGACAATTTCTTATATGCCTTACTTTCTTTCTAATATTGTTTTAGCAGGATTGGTATTTCAATTATTAACGATGAATAATGGTCTTATCCCAGCCATTGTTGAAAGCCTTGGTGGTGATCCGATTTATTATCTTGGTGACTCACGATATTTTAGAACAGTACTTGTTACAGCAATAGTTTGGAGAAATATTGGATGGGGAACAATTGTTTACCTTGCAGCCTTATCGGGTATTGATCCACAGCTTTACGAAGCCGCTAAAATTGACGGTGCTAATCGCTTAAAGCAGACCATATATATCACACTTCCCAGTATCTCTTTTGCCATAGCCATTATGTTTATACTGAGAATCTCAGTCATTCTGAACCAGGGTTGGGAAGAAACTCTGCTTCTGTATAATCCGGGGGTTTATAGCGTGGCAGATATTATTGAT
Above is a window of Oceanispirochaeta sp. M1 DNA encoding:
- a CDS encoding sugar ABC transporter permease, whose product is MSVSIRGVAPSLKKQNSASNPFYIRQKIKRDKFLYLLMVPGLLYFLLFRYLPLLGTLVAFKDVAPFDTASTIITSEWVGLKHFKSFISSHYFWNIMRNTFALAGLRMIFEFFCPVVLALLINEVRNKYLQKAIQTISYMPYFLSNIVLAGLVFQLLTMNNGLIPAIVESLGGDPIYYLGDSRYFRTVLVTAIVWRNIGWGTIVYLAALSGIDPQLYEAAKIDGANRLKQTIYITLPSISFAIAIMFILRISVILNQGWEETLLLYNPGVYSVADIIDTYVWRMGLEQMRYSFATAVGFFKSILALVLVVLSNVIAKKSGQQSMYK